The Micromonospora sp. M71_S20 genome has a window encoding:
- a CDS encoding type IV toxin-antitoxin system AbiEi family antitoxin domain-containing protein: MSVDVLRRIAGRQNGVVTAAQALSAGFSRSQIRYLCRSGRWIRVARGCFVPAPELSPAALRRARIRAVITSLGPGSVVVLDTAAELHRIAGLRPASAIHVSLPANRPRPQRLTDPDVVVHQLTIGPGTVGVVAGMPVTTPLRTVADVILRVDRYSAVCVLDSALNRQVVTESDLARIPSLLVGRRGAVAARRHLAEADGRAQSPLETRTRLRCVDGGVPPDVLQLEVRDRDGCLLGVGDLGWRAARVIAEADGQAPHRTPQAVFEDRTRQNRLVNAGWRILRFTWADTLRPDYIPHTVKAALRSSPDG; this comes from the coding sequence GTGAGTGTCGATGTCCTCCGCCGTATCGCTGGCCGCCAGAATGGGGTGGTGACGGCCGCACAGGCACTGTCCGCCGGCTTCAGTCGGAGCCAGATCCGGTACCTGTGCCGCTCGGGGCGTTGGATCCGGGTGGCGAGGGGTTGCTTCGTGCCGGCCCCCGAGTTGAGCCCTGCCGCGCTGCGTAGAGCCCGCATCCGGGCTGTTATCACCAGCCTGGGGCCGGGCTCGGTCGTCGTTCTCGACACCGCAGCCGAGCTGCATCGGATCGCCGGGCTCCGTCCGGCATCCGCCATCCACGTGTCGCTGCCGGCTAACCGGCCACGACCGCAGCGGCTCACCGACCCTGATGTCGTGGTGCACCAGCTCACCATCGGTCCGGGCACCGTCGGTGTGGTCGCCGGGATGCCCGTGACCACCCCACTGCGTACGGTCGCCGATGTCATCCTCCGCGTGGACCGCTACTCGGCGGTGTGCGTACTCGATTCCGCGCTGAACCGGCAGGTCGTCACCGAGTCCGACCTGGCCCGGATCCCGTCCCTTCTCGTGGGCCGTAGGGGAGCCGTCGCGGCCCGGCGTCACCTCGCGGAGGCGGACGGGCGGGCGCAGTCCCCGCTGGAGACCCGCACCAGGCTGCGGTGTGTCGACGGCGGCGTGCCGCCCGACGTACTCCAGTTGGAGGTGCGTGACCGGGACGGTTGTCTGCTCGGCGTCGGCGACCTCGGCTGGCGAGCGGCGCGGGTGATCGCCGAGGCGGACGGGCAGGCTCCCCATCGCACGCCCCAGGCAGTCTTCGAGGACCGTACGCGGCAGAACCGGCTGGTCAACGCCGGCTGGCGAATCCTTCGCTTCACCTGGGCCGACACATTGCGTCCCGACTACATCCCCCACACGGTCAAGGCAGCGCTCCGTTCCAGCCCGGATGGCTGA
- a CDS encoding adenylosuccinate synthase, translating into MPAIVLLGAQWGDEGKGKVTDLLGGRVDYVVRYSGGNNAGHTVITPDGQKYALHLMPSGALSPSAMIVIGNGVVVDPKVLLAEIDGLAERGVDVSRLRISGDAHLIMPHHRALDRVVERYLGSSRIGTTGRGIGPAYGDKVARMGIRLQDLLDPGILRKKLELALREKNQLLFKIYNRKAIDVEETVEEYLRYAERLKPYIAETRVMLWDALDRGETVLLEGAQATMLDMDHGTYPFVTSSNPTAGGACVGAGIPPTAISKVIAVSKAYTTRVGSGPFPTELFDDNGQHLRKIGHEYGTTTGRERRCGWFDAVVARYACRLNGVTDLVVTKLDVLTGLPKVPICVGYEINGERFDDMPMTQTDFHHATPIYEELDGWWEDITKARTEDELPENARRYIARIEELCGTRVSVVGVGPGREENVLRHPLLP; encoded by the coding sequence ATGCCAGCGATCGTGCTCCTCGGTGCCCAGTGGGGCGACGAGGGCAAGGGCAAGGTTACCGACCTGCTGGGTGGGCGGGTCGACTACGTCGTGCGCTACTCCGGCGGCAACAACGCCGGCCACACGGTGATCACGCCGGACGGCCAGAAGTACGCGCTGCACCTGATGCCGTCGGGGGCGCTCTCCCCGAGCGCGATGATCGTCATCGGCAACGGCGTGGTGGTCGACCCGAAGGTGCTGCTGGCCGAGATCGACGGGCTCGCCGAGCGCGGGGTCGACGTCAGTCGCCTGCGGATCTCCGGCGACGCGCACCTGATCATGCCGCACCACCGGGCCCTCGACCGGGTCGTCGAGCGCTACCTCGGCAGCTCCCGCATCGGCACCACCGGCCGGGGCATCGGCCCCGCGTACGGGGACAAGGTCGCCCGGATGGGCATCCGGCTGCAGGACCTGCTCGACCCGGGCATCCTGCGCAAGAAGCTGGAACTGGCGCTGCGCGAGAAGAACCAGCTCCTGTTCAAGATCTACAACCGCAAGGCGATCGACGTCGAAGAGACCGTCGAGGAATACCTGCGGTACGCGGAGCGGCTCAAGCCGTACATCGCCGAGACCCGGGTCATGCTCTGGGACGCGCTGGACCGCGGCGAGACCGTCCTGCTGGAGGGCGCCCAGGCCACCATGCTCGACATGGACCACGGCACGTACCCCTTCGTGACCTCGTCGAACCCGACGGCCGGCGGGGCCTGCGTGGGCGCCGGCATCCCGCCGACGGCGATCAGCAAGGTGATCGCGGTCAGCAAGGCGTACACGACGCGGGTCGGCTCCGGGCCGTTCCCGACGGAGCTCTTCGACGACAACGGGCAGCACCTGCGCAAGATCGGCCACGAGTACGGCACCACCACCGGCCGGGAGCGCCGCTGCGGCTGGTTCGACGCCGTCGTCGCCCGCTACGCCTGCCGCCTCAACGGGGTCACCGACCTGGTGGTCACCAAGCTGGACGTGCTCACCGGCCTGCCGAAGGTGCCGATCTGCGTCGGGTACGAGATCAACGGCGAGCGCTTCGACGACATGCCGATGACCCAGACCGACTTCCACCACGCGACTCCGATCTACGAGGAGCTCGACGGCTGGTGGGAGGACATCACCAAGGCGCGCACCGAGGACGAGCTCCCGGAGAACGCCCGCCGCTACATCGCCCGCATCGAGGAACTCTGCGGCACCCGCGTCAGCGTGGTGGGCGTAGGCCCGGGCCGCGAAGAAAACGTCCTCCGCCACCCCCTCCTCCCCTAA
- a CDS encoding MinD/ParA family protein — protein sequence MPVGPAPGPYPPQQGGPTPPGPYPPGWHPPPWQQAAPAPQQAYQPAEGVTAVPPAQPDANWHPAITDPPTAEDFARRRQVRPADPVATMGVRAVANRMGLRLPPGRHEQELRRDIETVRRNFGGLRQVTVVNPKGGAGKTVAILLLAMTFGQKRGGYVLAWDNNETQGTLGMRAQQDFHSRTVRDMLRDLGQFQGAHGRVGDLSQYVRSQGEGMFDVLASDESATGGEMLTAAAFAEIREVVSRFYKLIFVDTGNNVRAQNWQAAMDATDQLVVTMSARNDSAETAARMLDHLEQSGRQRLVRQAVTVVSMPPSRKEIDLPAIQEHFAARTRAVLLAPYERLIDTGEPIRYGGLSAATRDAWLKIAAAVAEGL from the coding sequence GTGCCGGTCGGGCCCGCGCCGGGGCCGTACCCGCCGCAGCAGGGCGGCCCGACGCCGCCCGGGCCGTACCCGCCCGGGTGGCATCCGCCGCCCTGGCAGCAGGCCGCCCCGGCTCCGCAGCAGGCGTACCAGCCGGCCGAGGGGGTCACGGCGGTGCCGCCGGCACAGCCCGACGCGAACTGGCATCCGGCGATCACCGACCCCCCGACGGCCGAGGATTTCGCCCGCCGCCGGCAGGTCCGGCCCGCCGACCCGGTGGCCACGATGGGCGTACGGGCGGTTGCCAACCGGATGGGGCTGCGGCTGCCGCCGGGGCGGCACGAGCAGGAGCTGCGGCGGGACATCGAGACGGTACGCCGCAACTTCGGCGGGCTGCGCCAGGTGACCGTGGTGAACCCAAAGGGCGGTGCCGGCAAGACGGTGGCCATCCTGCTGCTGGCGATGACGTTCGGCCAGAAGCGCGGCGGCTACGTGCTGGCCTGGGACAACAACGAGACCCAGGGCACCCTCGGGATGCGCGCCCAGCAGGACTTCCACTCCCGTACGGTGCGGGACATGCTGCGGGACCTGGGCCAGTTCCAGGGCGCGCACGGGCGGGTGGGCGACCTGTCGCAGTACGTCCGCTCGCAGGGCGAGGGGATGTTCGACGTCCTCGCCTCGGACGAGTCGGCCACGGGTGGCGAGATGCTCACCGCCGCCGCGTTCGCCGAGATCCGCGAGGTGGTCAGCCGGTTCTACAAGCTGATCTTCGTGGACACGGGCAACAACGTCCGGGCCCAGAACTGGCAGGCCGCGATGGACGCCACCGACCAGTTGGTGGTCACCATGTCGGCCCGCAACGACTCGGCGGAGACGGCCGCCCGGATGCTGGACCACCTGGAGCAGAGCGGCCGGCAGCGGCTGGTCCGGCAGGCGGTCACCGTGGTCTCCATGCCGCCGTCGCGCAAGGAGATCGACCTGCCGGCGATCCAGGAGCACTTCGCGGCCCGCACCCGGGCGGTGCTGCTCGCGCCGTACGAGCGCCTCATCGACACCGGCGAGCCGATCCGGTACGGAGGGCTCTCCGCGGCCACCCGGGACGCCTGGCTGAAGATCGCCGCCGCCGTCGCCGAGGGGTTGTAG
- a CDS encoding DUF3151 domain-containing protein, with protein sequence MQNLLPEPPATLLPAHDEADAALAAAEQAGSDEAHAEVAARFPTYSAGWGALAARALAAGQVIPAYAYARTGYHRGLDQLRRSGWKGFGPVPWSHEPNQGFLRCLYVLSRAADEIGESDEAARCAQFLRDCDPAAADALASN encoded by the coding sequence ATGCAGAACCTGTTGCCGGAACCACCGGCCACCCTTCTCCCCGCGCACGACGAGGCCGACGCCGCCCTGGCCGCCGCCGAGCAGGCCGGCAGCGACGAGGCGCACGCCGAGGTGGCGGCGCGCTTCCCGACCTACAGCGCCGGCTGGGGTGCGCTGGCCGCGCGGGCTCTCGCCGCCGGCCAGGTCATCCCGGCGTACGCCTACGCGCGCACCGGCTACCACCGGGGCCTGGACCAGCTGCGCCGCAGCGGCTGGAAGGGATTCGGTCCGGTGCCCTGGTCGCACGAGCCCAACCAGGGCTTCCTGCGCTGCCTCTACGTGCTGTCCCGGGCCGCCGACGAGATCGGCGAGTCGGACGAGGCGGCCCGCTGCGCCCAGTTCCTCCGCGACTGCGACCCGGCCGCCGCGGACGCGCTGGCGAGCAACTGA
- a CDS encoding LOG family protein: protein MPTPPPADVIEPHTCTDEIETRAEFDRRLTTGSLVGLTVQGLRLDLDPVPDLTAVEVTGTLFVGCRFASREVGADLVRRGANVVPPFSGLPYPTQPSHLYTPEELSAGFAEGGFAGMYDTRVYEHFRAHGGALPDVREALGQRLHDHGVDNALADATRAWLATHGPQSVVGIMGGHAVPRGSAPYRMAAVLGWELARADRLVVTGGGPGVMEAANLGAYLALRPIEDLDAAIDLLAGVPDFTDHDRYTAAALRVRERYGQPVVPPRPRAADPGSVSRADSAELAGGDVDWARAGGLAIPTWLYGHEPANLFAGRIAKYFSNAIREDTILRLARGGIVFAPGRAGTVQEVFQAATKTYYCTDGASGAYVFLDRAYWTHELPVESLLRPLLAASPYGDVSSSVHLTDDVHEAVRVLTATP, encoded by the coding sequence GTGCCGACCCCACCTCCCGCGGACGTCATCGAGCCGCACACCTGCACCGACGAGATCGAGACCCGCGCCGAGTTCGACCGGCGGCTGACCACCGGCAGCCTCGTCGGGCTGACCGTGCAGGGGCTGCGGCTCGACCTCGACCCCGTCCCCGACCTCACCGCCGTCGAGGTGACCGGCACCCTCTTCGTGGGGTGCCGCTTCGCCTCCCGGGAGGTCGGCGCCGACCTGGTCCGGCGCGGCGCCAACGTGGTGCCGCCGTTCTCCGGGCTGCCCTACCCGACCCAGCCGTCCCACCTCTACACGCCGGAGGAGCTGTCCGCCGGCTTCGCGGAGGGCGGGTTCGCCGGGATGTACGACACCCGGGTCTACGAGCACTTCCGGGCGCACGGCGGGGCGTTGCCGGACGTCCGGGAGGCGCTCGGTCAGCGGCTGCACGACCACGGCGTGGACAACGCGCTGGCCGACGCCACCCGCGCCTGGCTGGCCACCCACGGGCCGCAGTCGGTGGTCGGCATCATGGGCGGGCACGCGGTGCCGCGCGGCAGTGCGCCGTACCGGATGGCGGCGGTGCTGGGCTGGGAGCTGGCCCGGGCCGACCGGCTGGTGGTGACCGGCGGCGGCCCCGGGGTGATGGAGGCCGCCAACCTCGGCGCCTACCTCGCGCTGCGGCCGATCGAGGATCTGGACGCCGCGATCGACCTGCTCGCCGGGGTGCCGGACTTCACCGACCACGACCGCTACACGGCGGCGGCGCTGCGGGTCCGGGAGCGCTACGGCCAGCCGGTGGTGCCGCCCCGGCCCCGGGCCGCCGATCCCGGCAGCGTGTCCCGCGCCGACTCGGCGGAGCTGGCGGGCGGCGACGTGGACTGGGCGCGCGCGGGCGGGCTGGCCATCCCGACCTGGCTCTACGGGCACGAGCCGGCGAACCTCTTCGCCGGCCGGATCGCGAAGTACTTCTCCAACGCCATCCGCGAGGACACCATCCTGCGGCTGGCCCGGGGCGGGATCGTCTTCGCCCCCGGCCGGGCAGGCACGGTGCAGGAGGTGTTCCAGGCCGCCACCAAGACCTACTACTGCACCGACGGGGCCAGCGGCGCGTACGTCTTCCTGGACCGCGCCTACTGGACCCACGAGCTACCGGTGGAGTCGCTGCTGCGGCCGCTGCTGGCCGCCTCGCCGTACGGCGACGTGTCGTCCTCGGTGCACCTCACCGACGACGTCCACGAGGCCGTCCGGGTGCTCACCGCGACGCCCTGA
- the fbaA gene encoding class II fructose-bisphosphate aldolase, with the protein MPIASPETYAEMLDRAKAGRYAYPAINVTSSQTLNAALKGFADAESDGIIQVSTGGAEYLSGSSVKDMVTGAVAFAAYAHEVAKKYPVNIALHTDHCPQEKLDKFVRPLMQISKERVAAGQEPLFQSHMWDGSAVPVAENLEIAAELLDRAAEAKIVLEIEVGVVGGEEDGVENAINDKLYTTVEDGLAMVEALGLGEKGRYMAALTFGNVHGVYKPGNVKLRPEILNQIQEAVGAKYGKEKPLSLVFHGGSGSLLSEIREALDYGVVKMNIDTDTQYTFTRPVADHMFRNYDGVLKVDGEVGSKKLYDPRVWGKAAEAGMAARVAEACEHLRSTGTTLAK; encoded by the coding sequence ATGCCCATCGCTTCCCCCGAGACCTACGCGGAGATGCTGGACCGCGCCAAGGCCGGCCGGTACGCGTACCCCGCGATCAACGTGACGTCCTCGCAGACCCTGAACGCGGCGCTGAAGGGCTTCGCCGACGCGGAGAGCGACGGCATCATCCAGGTCTCGACCGGTGGCGCGGAGTACCTCTCCGGCTCCTCCGTGAAGGACATGGTCACCGGCGCGGTGGCGTTCGCCGCGTACGCGCACGAGGTCGCCAAGAAGTACCCGGTCAACATCGCCCTGCACACCGACCACTGCCCGCAGGAGAAGCTGGACAAGTTCGTCCGGCCGCTCATGCAGATCTCCAAGGAGCGGGTGGCCGCCGGCCAGGAGCCGCTGTTCCAGTCGCACATGTGGGACGGCTCGGCCGTGCCCGTGGCGGAGAACCTGGAGATCGCGGCCGAGCTGCTCGACCGGGCCGCCGAGGCCAAGATCGTCCTCGAGATCGAGGTCGGCGTGGTCGGCGGCGAGGAGGACGGCGTCGAGAACGCCATCAACGACAAGCTCTACACCACCGTCGAGGACGGCCTGGCCATGGTGGAGGCGCTCGGCCTGGGCGAGAAGGGCCGCTACATGGCGGCGCTGACCTTCGGCAACGTGCACGGCGTCTACAAGCCGGGCAACGTCAAGCTCCGCCCCGAGATCCTCAACCAGATCCAGGAGGCGGTCGGCGCCAAGTACGGCAAGGAGAAGCCGCTCAGCCTGGTCTTCCACGGCGGGTCCGGCTCGCTGCTGTCGGAGATCCGCGAGGCGCTGGACTACGGCGTGGTGAAGATGAACATCGACACCGACACCCAGTACACCTTCACCCGGCCGGTCGCGGACCACATGTTCCGCAACTACGACGGCGTGCTCAAGGTGGACGGCGAGGTCGGCAGCAAGAAGCTGTACGACCCGCGGGTCTGGGGCAAGGCCGCCGAGGCCGGCATGGCCGCCCGCGTGGCGGAGGCCTGCGAGCACCTGCGCTCGACCGGCACCACGCTGGCCAAGTGA
- a CDS encoding phage holin family protein, whose translation MGFLIRLAITAVALWITTLIVPGVEVSGRSGTTTAVTLVVVALIFGVVNAVLKPLIRVFGCVFYLLTLGLFALVVNALLFLLTDRIARALDLPFHVDGFWAAFWGAIVMAVATWLISVVVPDRWEGR comes from the coding sequence GTGGGCTTCCTGATCCGGTTGGCGATCACCGCCGTCGCGCTGTGGATCACCACGCTGATCGTGCCCGGGGTGGAGGTGAGCGGCCGCTCCGGCACCACCACCGCTGTCACGCTCGTCGTCGTGGCCCTGATCTTCGGCGTGGTGAACGCGGTGCTCAAGCCGCTGATCAGGGTGTTCGGCTGCGTGTTCTACCTGCTCACCCTCGGCCTGTTCGCGCTGGTGGTCAACGCCCTGCTGTTCCTGCTGACCGACCGGATCGCCCGGGCGCTGGACCTGCCGTTCCACGTGGACGGTTTCTGGGCCGCGTTCTGGGGCGCCATCGTGATGGCCGTGGCGACCTGGCTGATCAGCGTCGTCGTGCCCGACAGGTGGGAGGGGCGGTGA
- a CDS encoding LCP family protein — MIEDELRAAFARHETLTPPAGPLRSAIDRLAAARRRRRLRLRAGGAALALLGVLGIGVPQLTPDRVAEDATLLAEPAGPAPTDALNILLLGVDGAAERPYRLADSVLLVHIPADRSRPYLISLPRDLAVPIPGHGTDKLNAAFLHGAGEPRPDLKRGYDLTRRVVADLTGVRVDAGAMLTYPVLRRLTDEVDGVEVCLPREVRSLHTKRVFPGGCQRLDGAASVDLLRQRRGLPEGGLDRDRHAQLFAAGLIRRAGEQGVLTNPVRILALADIVGANLVVGGEDLPLVDLLKVLPDLGSVDPVGLSLPVGPPDDLGWRLSPDPEEAPAFLAALREDRLAQWVAQHPDQVNRTR; from the coding sequence ATGATCGAGGACGAACTGCGGGCCGCCTTCGCCCGGCACGAGACCCTGACCCCGCCCGCCGGCCCGCTGCGCTCCGCCATCGACCGGCTCGCGGCTGCCCGTCGCCGTCGCCGGCTGCGGCTGCGGGCCGGCGGCGCCGCGCTGGCCCTGCTCGGCGTGCTCGGGATCGGAGTACCCCAGCTCACGCCCGACCGGGTCGCCGAGGACGCCACCCTGCTCGCCGAGCCCGCCGGACCGGCGCCGACGGACGCGCTGAACATCCTGCTGCTCGGCGTGGACGGTGCGGCGGAGCGTCCCTACCGGCTGGCGGACTCCGTCCTGCTGGTGCACATCCCGGCGGACCGCAGCCGGCCGTACCTCATCTCGCTGCCCCGCGACCTGGCGGTGCCGATCCCCGGGCACGGGACCGACAAGCTCAACGCCGCCTTCCTGCACGGCGCCGGCGAGCCCCGGCCCGACCTGAAGCGCGGCTACGACCTGACCCGCCGGGTGGTCGCCGACCTGACCGGCGTACGCGTGGACGCCGGCGCGATGCTCACCTACCCGGTGCTGCGCCGGCTCACCGACGAGGTCGACGGTGTGGAGGTCTGCCTGCCGCGCGAGGTGCGCTCCTTGCACACGAAGCGGGTCTTCCCGGGCGGCTGCCAGCGGCTCGACGGCGCCGCCTCGGTCGACCTGCTGCGGCAGCGGCGGGGACTGCCCGAGGGCGGGCTCGACCGGGACCGGCACGCGCAGCTCTTCGCCGCCGGGCTGATCCGCCGGGCCGGCGAGCAGGGGGTGCTGACCAACCCGGTCAGGATCCTCGCCCTAGCCGACATCGTCGGTGCGAACCTGGTTGTGGGCGGTGAGGACCTGCCACTTGTGGATCTGCTGAAGGTGCTTCCGGATCTGGGGTCCGTCGATCCGGTCGGGCTCAGTCTCCCGGTCGGGCCGCCGGACGACCTCGGCTGGCGGCTGTCACCGGACCCGGAGGAAGCCCCCGCGTTCCTGGCCGCCCTGCGGGAGGACCGGCTGGCGCAGTGGGTGGCGCAGCATCCGGATCAGGTCAACCGCACCCGCTGA
- a CDS encoding SigE family RNA polymerase sigma factor produces the protein MTYEEFADSRLAALLRYAVMLTGDPHQAQDLVQDTMVRVQLNWRRVARADSPERYVRRMLTNQYVDWRRGSWVRRVLLRAEPDDAVPVRVDHAQHAVDRDQVWSWLSRLPRRQRATLVLRYYEDLPDAEIADILGCAVGTVRSSISRALATLRAEHVEACS, from the coding sequence GTGACGTACGAGGAGTTCGCCGACTCGCGGCTGGCCGCGCTGCTGCGGTACGCGGTCATGCTGACCGGCGACCCGCACCAGGCGCAGGACCTGGTGCAGGACACCATGGTCCGGGTCCAGCTCAACTGGCGTCGGGTGGCCCGTGCCGACTCGCCCGAGCGTTACGTCCGCCGGATGCTGACCAACCAGTACGTCGACTGGCGGCGCGGCTCCTGGGTGCGTCGGGTGCTGCTGCGCGCCGAGCCCGACGACGCGGTGCCGGTGCGGGTCGACCACGCCCAGCACGCCGTCGACCGGGACCAGGTCTGGTCCTGGCTGTCCCGGCTGCCGCGCCGGCAGCGGGCCACGCTGGTGCTGCGCTACTACGAGGACCTGCCCGACGCGGAGATCGCCGACATCCTCGGCTGCGCCGTCGGGACGGTCCGCTCGTCCATCTCCCGCGCCCTGGCCACGCTGCGCGCCGAACACGTGGAGGCATGCTCATGA
- a CDS encoding LPXTG cell wall anchor domain-containing protein: MLKHSTRRWLAGLGVAGALVAASASPAVAEEPGEEFLLYANNALVAPGGEAKSVTLYAYADMLPERLTLTVDRGKVDGFAKVVLGDRTPGCTEAGPVITCALNGTDITDYLINLTVTAKASAEPGDKGELVLSVAAKGMPTATAQSTVEIGEGVDLKTERSLELVGAPGATVKAPLTVANVGDRSARGAVLLLATTPGLAPARRHSNCSYLSEFGSNFAQCHFDDELPPGAAFQLDDSSALTIASDVWAPGRQYGQAIWFAKGDWESFIADFSDGDWEKGSGNALKLVPAPASRARTVQQTDKDTTNNVVDIDATVTGDQRADVAAAGAQVVGVPGQTVTAKVGFVNNGPAAVNSYSPDELLTGALVTIPAGATVVDAPEQCSPGTAEEPTGSYGEPGGRVYFCEWFELLRKGESAVFEFGLQIDTVGGTPGSVRLLHFGAGEPGKVVDLNSSNDTAALVVKAATGGEGGGDGDGDGDGGTLPITGESTGLIAGIGGLLLVAGVGGYVVTKRRRTRFVA, translated from the coding sequence ATGCTCAAGCACTCCACTCGGCGCTGGCTGGCCGGGCTGGGCGTCGCAGGCGCGCTCGTCGCCGCCTCCGCCTCCCCGGCCGTCGCTGAAGAGCCCGGCGAAGAGTTTCTCCTCTACGCCAACAACGCGCTGGTCGCACCGGGCGGCGAGGCCAAGTCCGTCACCCTCTACGCGTACGCGGACATGCTGCCCGAGAGGCTGACCCTCACCGTCGACCGCGGCAAGGTCGACGGCTTCGCCAAGGTCGTCCTGGGAGACCGGACGCCGGGCTGCACGGAGGCGGGCCCGGTCATCACCTGCGCACTCAACGGCACCGACATCACCGACTACCTGATCAACCTGACCGTCACCGCCAAGGCTTCGGCCGAGCCCGGCGACAAGGGGGAGCTCGTCCTCAGCGTGGCGGCCAAGGGGATGCCCACCGCCACCGCACAATCCACTGTGGAAATCGGTGAGGGCGTCGACCTCAAGACCGAGCGCTCCCTGGAGCTCGTCGGTGCTCCCGGCGCGACGGTCAAGGCGCCGCTCACGGTGGCCAACGTCGGCGACCGGTCCGCCCGTGGTGCGGTGCTCCTCCTCGCCACGACCCCCGGCCTCGCTCCGGCTCGGCGACACTCGAACTGTTCCTACCTCTCGGAGTTCGGCAGCAACTTCGCCCAGTGCCACTTCGACGACGAACTCCCGCCGGGGGCCGCTTTCCAGCTCGACGACTCGTCCGCCCTGACGATCGCGTCCGACGTCTGGGCACCGGGCCGGCAGTACGGCCAGGCGATCTGGTTCGCCAAGGGCGACTGGGAGTCGTTCATCGCCGACTTCTCTGACGGGGACTGGGAGAAGGGCAGCGGAAACGCCCTGAAGCTGGTGCCGGCACCGGCGTCGCGGGCGCGCACGGTACAGCAGACCGACAAGGACACGACCAACAACGTCGTCGACATCGACGCCACCGTCACCGGCGACCAGCGCGCCGACGTCGCCGCCGCCGGCGCCCAGGTTGTCGGCGTGCCGGGCCAAACGGTCACCGCCAAGGTCGGCTTCGTCAACAACGGGCCCGCCGCGGTCAACTCGTATTCCCCCGACGAGCTCCTGACCGGCGCATTGGTCACCATTCCCGCCGGGGCCACCGTGGTGGACGCACCTGAGCAGTGCTCGCCGGGCACGGCCGAGGAGCCGACCGGGTCGTACGGCGAGCCGGGCGGCCGCGTCTACTTCTGTGAGTGGTTCGAGCTGCTTCGCAAGGGCGAGTCCGCCGTCTTCGAGTTCGGCCTCCAGATCGACACGGTGGGCGGCACGCCGGGATCTGTGCGGCTGCTGCACTTCGGCGCAGGCGAGCCGGGGAAGGTCGTCGACCTGAACAGCAGCAACGACACCGCTGCGCTGGTCGTCAAGGCGGCGACCGGCGGCGAGGGCGGCGGTGACGGCGACGGCGACGGTGACGGCGGCACCCTGCCGATCACCGGCGAGTCCACCGGCCTGATCGCGGGCATCGGCGGGCTGCTGCTCGTCGCCGGCGTCGGCGGCTACGTGGTGACCAAGCGCCGCAGGACGCGCTTCGTCGCCTGA